The sequence tttaaatttttatcttaagtttttttttttttttttttttaaaaaagaaaaagaaaaagacaatcattttctataaaatacttaaattttcAATCCAATTTCTCATTGGAATAAACTTTCAATCatctgaaagaaaaagagagagagatagaagAAATGTAAAaatgtttttcttattattgtaTTTAGTTTCAAAATAACTGAAAGactataagaaaagaaatgatatTTGGTATCTTTATCTAATGGTAAAAaacactaaaatttaaattttactatgggcagagaaataaagaaatgaaaagaatattaacaattatactgtcaatgaataattaaaaattttgatattgaaaaaaaGTAAATGTTATAATTGTGACTGGAGAGGTCAGGGACAgctattataattttgattctcaAAAAATGTGGACCTGTGTTTCAAAATTATGCAACTGGAAAAGAAATGGTGCATTTTTCTATTGACTTGTTTGGATACCCTACAAATTTGTCCAGCTTGATCCAAATGTTGTCCATTAAAGATAGTGCCCCACAAATTGATTGGtctgcatttttatttatggatAGGAATACATATTCTGTTACATAGTTACAGTATAAGACAATTAAAGCTCCTCTTTCCATCACCTACAAAtggttcttcttttttctcttcaaatacaaaaatcaaaacaaacaaaaaaaaaactagtatTTTCACTGAATGTCTTATCATagtttactaatattaataaaaatttattatttttatgttgaaTATagaagaataattatttttattgcgCCATGCACATAGTCATATTCATTGACTATTTATTATTgctctaataaattaaaaagtaaaaaagattACCTATTATTGCTACTAATAGCAcgtatatttagaaaatatttagttcAGAAGTTTTATACAGATAGTAATTATTCTTCACTAAActgttatattaaataatttaataaaattaaaaaataaatttagtctcaattatctaataaactctattttatcatatgaaatcaaataattaattgacttaatttatttatttatttagataaatattatttgtattaaaatctattaatagtaatttaattttagttgatatcatataattattttttataattaataataaataactattattttaacattttatttaacagttgaataattatgacatttaaaataaaaaatctttatcgggataatttaaattttaattcctatttttattataacttacaattgaattaaataaaaataaccataatatttttaattatcataatttagttttattagttaatattattaaaaattatataataaaataaatatatttaaaaataaattatatttttaattattatttaatatgataatatcaaatagtttaatttatcaattaccaGTTATTGGCTAAGCTACCAATTGCATTTATTAGCCAAActaaatagatttttaattgaaaaaatgtAATGTTAACATCCTAATTTTCAAGAAGGGtcaaccaaaaaaagaaaaaaaaagtgaaatggTAATAATTTCTCATAACATATGAGATCATACTTTTAAAATGGAAAAGAgagagggaaaaagaaaataataatgaacatTAAATGAATCTAGTCGCTTAACTTCTTGCAAAAAGatcaaagaaatgaaaatctaGATTTAATATAAGATGCCTGGGATTCAATTATTATGAGATTTGGTTTggaaaaactaaaatgaaagataattattaataaaaataaaaaaagaataattcaaaACAATCATTTTACGTGATGAAAAATTTCACCTAAAAACGAAATAGTATATCGAAGCTAGAAAATAAACATATCTTAGATTTTTGCTACAAATAAGCTGAAATAAACATGAAGGAACATAGGAAAGGATATAAAGAAAGGGTTTCTCTTCATTTTATTGTAtcaaatagttaaaattaaaaagaaatcatgaacaaatggtaaaaaaaaaagactgctaaaatttataatttcctttttagACTTAGGTCAACTATAAAGTTTTTACGTGGTGTTTTTGtggattaatttattttcatattagaaaaagtatcagattttaattgttatattaaattataaaatttaaataatattcttaaaaatgtaaaattaatattatcaataattaaaaatattatgtcaGAGTcacaaaaaatatgaaaggtaataatttaatttagaattagacttttaaaatatacaatttttaatttattctatcACGTtattataatgaaaatataaatatataagaaattataaagccGGATAtgttctttataattaagagctaatatctttttatttatttaaaaaaagagagtCAATAGGCAATAAActatatagtaaaatataatcGTGTTCTTATATTCACTATAAAATTGGTACAGTCTcaaacatattaaaagataataaaaaaaactaccACTATGAGGATATGAAGATTTTAatatagaatattaatatttttctttttctttttcttttttatataaatagtagTGTAAGCtgtatttatttagaaataatgtATAATGTTTCAGGAACATAATAATcacatgaaaagaaagaggaataaaaagaagaagaaaaaactattattttttacttaatttgGATTAGTatacttaaataattaatttttttttgtttttattttacattagAATCCGACTTGCACAAAAATCGTACTTTATTAAATTTCCGTCTGGTAGTTTTGTTTGATACTTTTGATTCCATGTCCAAGCATTCATACATATGTCACAGGCCTGTTTCTTTGACAGTCACTGGAGCCAATCTGGGAGACATCACTTGACGAAGGACACCAAGAATGACAGTGAACGATAATAATATTTACCCAGATCACAAATTTCATTAAGAAATTGATCAAAATCCTTAAGTCTGTGATTGataatttgttttgtttgcTTAAATCTCCTTGGCCAGTTTCATCATCCCCTTGTCCTCTTCTGTTTCTTCGGCAGCATGCATATACACATTTGAAGTAATCCCTTCTTGTGATTTTGAGCACATGAGGACCCTAAACGAAGTAAAGTTGCTGCTGCCAATAATGTTACTGATACTTGATGGGTGAGCTCTTATCAGTATCATTTTCCGTTGTCGTCTGGGACAAAGGCTAAATTGTACCGAAATGCATGGAAATTGGTAGCTGGTCTACATTCTCTCTTAGGGTCAGTTTGGCATTCAGGTTTTcaatctcaatttttattttataaattacttttacaAAAAGCAGAAAAGTTGATATTTTTTCcagaaataaattcttaaaaaaaagtttattaaggaattaatttatattaaataaaaatatttctaaccTATTTTTTTCAACATCTAATAGTGATTCCAAACACAGTGTTAGATAAACACACTCTTAGACAATATTTTGGAGGATTTcatccttatatatatatataatatggtcaTGTGATGAGGTGGTGGATGACCCTATgcattgatatatatatatttttctttttgcaagaGTACAGCGATAAGGTATTTAGCTTACCAGTGATTTATAAAGGTTGGTGCCGGCATCTCTCTGTACTAGAAATATGCCACGCGGCAAAAGCTGTGGGTTCTATTCTGATGCATCCATAACCGGTAGgagtttttctcttttttctttctttttatcgCATAATAACCGGTAAGAGTTAAAGAAATCagataaaacttaaaataaataatacttttttaaaaaaattaaaataataatatatatgaatattgtatattttaatactatatattaattatttgtataaaaaaacagagagtatatttttaacatatatattgtATTTAGGGGATTCTTTACAAATTATAATAGTATAACTAAAGCACAGAAATTAGAGCTCTTAAATCTGGTTTTCCTTTATCACCGCAGACCAAATACTGACTCAAGTAACCATTGCACACTACTACTACAATTGTCATTTGTATTTACAGTCACCACAAGCTCTTCCTATGATAAGTTGTATATCACATTGTCTAATGGATACTTAATTTAGAggtttaattctttttttgttgttgttgcgAAGTCTAACAAATAAAGCAAATTAGGGTCACACTGATATTTGGAGCTCTCAATATGCGAGTCAAGAAAATATGCAAAGAAAATCGAAAGGACGAAAACATGGGTAAAGTTTTTGAAGAAGGAATAATGATTTATAAGTGTGTGGTACTCAAAATTTCAAGCAGGCCGAAGCATTAGACAAGACAGGCTTCAACGAGTTGATCGCATCAAACCTGAGCATGGGCTATCAATCAAACCCATAACAAACTGACAGATTTTATAGTTGACTTGTGCAGTCTATGAAAAGCCAAATTTGGGACCCACATAATTTTAtgctataataataataatttatcctaattaaaatttttaatttgggtttatatatttgtttgcATATTGAGGCCACTTGTTTATGTGCCTTAAGAACACACAAAAACTTCGTAGTGGTATTGGGACATGGACCTTGCCTATAGCTTCAATGGCCCAAACTTGATAGTGCTTTTGTGTATGCATAGGACATTGCAGATTACAGTTAAGGGATACGTGATTCTGGTATACGAGAGTTAGAAATTActaaagaatagaaaaaaataattaattagaccCATTCACAGTCCCAGTAGTATTACTAATGGTACATTTGACTTATTATCTGATAGACGGATAATATGtaaatacttttctttttgtctgaattcttttaaaagattGAAACCTCTCACAGAAAACCACACAGATAGAGATCCTGTTAGAATTGTGAAAGCTAAGGTAGGAGAGGCCGTAACTCTAGTGTCAGAAGAGGCTACGCTGCTGGAATGGTAGTCAATGACGAAATGGAATTCATCATGGAAATTAGGTTAAGAAAATGACAACCTTAACTCTCTCTCTAAAAAGCTGCTTCCCTAATCAACGCGGCAGCTACGTGGCTCCATCTCTGTTTccacaattaaaaaaatggaaatataattattcaaacAAAACGAAGAAAGTTTGAAGCTCTATTgtactgctgctgctgctaataataatgataatattaataataaaatataaaaatttaattcttattatatatatatatatatatatatatatataggaatttatttgaaatgagacgataaaaatatatatttttaatttaataaatgataatttaatttattcaaaccCTGTCAGAACGAGTAATTATTTACCTCATATGAATACTTACcttaaagtaattaaagaaaCTTTATTTACTACTTCAATAATTATGTctccaaaaatatatataaaataatctaatGTGTATGTATCATTAATCATCTTACAGTATGTATTTATCCTTGACTATTGAAACACAATTTATGACACTAGTTAtctcattattttaaaaaaaaaaattatatatatatatttatagttaatttagaaCAATACCATATAAAATTACTACggatgataaaatattaacgAATAAACTCttttaacaatattattacataaaaaaaaattactgtTAGGTCGTGCAtgcataattaattatctGCATCAAATGTTTGACATATCCGATGATACCTGACAATAATTTTTGGCAGGGTTGTTATAAGTTAATGTACCGGAGCACTCTTAATTAAgattcaaaaatcaaaatacaaagaaaacaaaaatttaggTGGAGACTTATAAGTTGAAGTggatctttcttttttaatattttatcatgaAGAGGGAGGAAAGAAGGTTCAAATTTGAGGCTTCAATCTCAGTTCCATGGAGTTCTCCCATTAGATCAGACCATAGACCTAATGATAGTTCAACTGGATCATTTCAGCAAgtataagaataagaaagatTGTGAACTGAGTGTTGAGATAGAAACtgcatttattattaaaaatcgTTCTACTTAGACACTACATTTGCTTTGAAAATCATTCTACTCCACTATTTTGCTTTCTTTAGATGCTGGCATAGTAGGATTCAAGTGAGAATAATACTGTTGTATTTTCTACACCTGCCAACCTAAATAAGCTTAGAGAACTTCATATGatgtaattataattaaatttttttcgaCCTCATGACTTTTATTATGAATCTATGTTCATATAGATTAAGAGAAACTGAATAGATAATCATATATAAGTATATATGTCTATAAGTATgtgataaaatataatatagtaGGATAGAACAAATCAGTTGTAGTTACAGTGTATTTCTGATTTGTTTAAGCTAAAACTTTAAATGCAACAAATAAAAGTAGagtatttgagaaataatttcttttaatgaagaagaaaatgaaatgattaatttattaattatgggTGTTTCTGTATTAATTGTGCAAATTGCTGTTAATTCAATAGGGTGATGAAATAAGATATTTGGAGAAAAAATAACCTAACAAATGATGAGAAATTTAAAGGacgtatttttatattttgatcctttaaagtattttattaaagGGTAATCGAGTTACGTTAAAATTCCACATCACCAGGCTGGTATTTtgtcttttaaaatttgattgaaATGGTTCGAACCTTATCTAGTCCatgaagaaacaaaaatgaaatgtTACCGAGGATAAAGATAGAGCTGTGTCTTGTGAGTAATTGTGCCTATGCATGATAGGTACACAGGAGCTTCTAAATCTTAACACTCTTGTCCAGAAGAGAATATCCATATTCATATAGATCATGACCACTCAATTGGCCTGTGGACCTCACCCTGTAATGGGTAATGCAACAATCTATGCTCCCAAGAAACTGGGCAATAATATACATATTCACAGTTCTACATTATGGCCAAAATGGACCCTGTTCTATAATGTTGAGCTTCTAGGTCAAAAGATTTAGAATTCAACTtttaattctcattttttattacataaaaCGTAAAGATAATTGggtaatatttaaatcaatttgataacggtttttaactctttaaatgaatttttcgaggtaatagataaaaatagttGATTTCATATTCGATGAGGATGGGAGTGGTTTTttcaaataagaataaaatatctaGACAAAAAACAAAtcttaataagattttaaactaaaaactCTTTAGagaatgataaatatatataaatatataaattggaTTGTATATTAAAGCAGAATAAAGAATGAAtccataatataaaatcaaaataaaataaatctcattCAGTCAAAATAATGgagagatatatatttaaaattattatatatccgagaaaaataaaaagaaaaaaactgtAATGTATTCACCAATTCAATTTATTGTGCAAGTATGATGCTCAAACATTTCTGATCAACGATGGGATGATTGATGAAGGAAAATAATGAATAGTATGGAGCTTTATGAAAAGTCAACACTATAATAGAAAtggaaataaattaattattaccaCACACGAacctaattaaatatgtctTTAGAAGATTCCTCTTGGTAGGTCCATGTTGCGGGCCCCTACTCCAACTGGATTAGTTTATTGTCTCCTTAAAAACCgtaaaaaaatgaaactgCCGATTTTTACACTTAAAAGAACAGTgatgctttatttatttatttactttgtatttttagatttttgtaatattattaaatattattttatcattttgtaatgcaatactaataaattatgaatactTTAAGAAgtattatagataaaatttattctaaatattatttttcagttttaaggaaaatattttgtatttttatttactcaaTTTcactataattaatattatatcaaatacttgataaatgattttattattgaaattcaatattaaatttttaaaagatataaattgaTAGGATATTAAAgtacaagaaaagaataattaaagaccttaaatgttaagaaaaactacatcatttaatataaaaatatttactcacATGATAATTTTTTCGTCAATAAGATATAGGCACTCTTgtagtaaaaattatttactgttgtaattgtaaaataattattatttttaacagtTTAAACAGAtagacaaaattaaaaaatatttttatatatgtaaatatatattaaatattgagtTTAAAAAGTGGACACGAATAGATATCCTtcattttatactaaaatttaattaataatacatTGAAATTAagttctaaataaataaataaattatatatatgagtcattctaatatactataaatatacgATAGtatataaatctataaaaataaatattaatttagttttaataatttattaacataatcAAATACTAATGTACGATGGgtgtataatataatataaactttaaaaaattaatattattttaatttcaataatttatatataattaaattttaaattagtcaattatatataatacttaATTGTTGatcaatcaaatatattattttatttattaaatatttctatCTAATGATATTTAACAATTATGAAATTCATCCATATAAACTTTGACttatgtaaataattaaaagttatatatgaatttattaaCAATCTATATCAGTAGGAggatgaataaaatatataaattatttaaaataataacgaACGATtgtctataattaaaaaaaaaaagtataacgGTAGAGTGCTATAATAATATTCTAGCAAAACTCCTTAATTATTGATCAACCAAAtgtatctatttttaaaatttaattagtagtACTTGacgattataaaatttacctctataattttgattcatataaataattataaattacataTGAATTCATTAGCAATCTATATTAATAGAAGGatgtttaaaataatactaattaattatcaataattaaaaaatagacttataataatatagtatCAAAATAATACTCTAACATAAGGTAAacaatatatagatatatataatcaCTATTTAATAATTCATACATACTAcatttagtattaataaatatgtgtaaTTCTTCTTCTCACTTGTTGTCAAATTAATCAAGAATGCAGATATTTTGAATCTccacataaaattatatacttCTCTCTGCATTAGAATAAATCTCTCTCGATTATTTCTTATGGAGAAATAATCCATAAGAACACGAACACTAAAACCCAAATCTCTCATTTACACCCaagaaaacacaaagaaagaaacagcACTGcgttctttattttacttccAATGGACACAGACTAAAATACAAAACATCCCttctatttgtttattttgtgcAGTCTTTCTCTATGCAGTTTTCTTTAtgtaacaaattaattaacaaataatatatatatatatatatatatttatttattttttttgcaaaagaagaagaagagaaagaaatcaaagaaaagaaaaggaaaagaattttaaaaaaaataaaatgaaattgcTGATCCCACTATAGTCTGGAACCCATGTGTATGGGCATAAATTAAAGAAGAGGCACAACTGTCATTCATGGCAATTAAGCAGAAGACCTGTATTTCTCTCATCGGACAACTTCATCAGCGTGCATCGTTGATCAATGCGGCACTCCCAGGCGTTTTGTCATCTaacagtaaaaaaaaaaaaagaataaaataaaagtttgattccaCTTTTTGCACGTCGCagtaaaaagaagaaaaaaaattatggtagatgTATGTTTGACAGTGTCCTCCATGTAAATTCTgataattaatatgagaagtttttttatatatatatattatgtattgTTCCGTCCCGTTCCGTCCAGTTCTGTATCTTCTTGTGTTACTCACCGTTGCCCAGGGAAGCTGGTGGTTTACTTGCTACTACTTGGAAACCTCCACCgccttcatcttcttcttcagtaTCACCGTCGTCGTCGTCGTCGTCGTCTTCACCGTCGTcgccttcttcttcttcgtcttCTCCAATATTATGATGATCCATAATTTCCCTTCCATTGACTTGCACATGCTGCTGCAGGTTTCCTTGTTGAGGAGGCCATTGCTGTTCTGGCCGTACCATTAAGGGCTCCATTGTCGTAACTGGATTATTGTCATTAATACCCTTGACTCTCTCCTTCCGTATAGCATCGAGTTGATGGAAATATGGACATGTTTTTGAATCTTCAGACCTTTTCTTGTTGCTTTCTTTGACTTTCTTGAAGTACTTGTTTATATTTTCCCATTTTTCTTTGCATCTTTTCGCGCTTCGACTATATCCGAGCCTTTGCATCCCTGCTGAGATCTCCTCCCACAAAGGTCCTTTAGGTCCATTTTGTAGATACTTCGAATCAAGGCTGGTTCTTAGTCTAATAAGAGCTTCGACTTCAACTTTTGGCCATCTTGAAGGGCTTAAAACTATAGCAGCATTGCTATTACTCTGTCCATTATCCTTTCCTGGAATATCCAACTTCGTTATCGGTACTGAAGGTGCCGGTGGAGGCCTAGGCTGTGACACCGGTACCGGTACGGGTACTGGTGCCAATACTGGTGGTTGTAGTGCTGGCGGTGATGTCATTACTAATGCTGGCGCGGGTGCGGGTGCGGGggctggtggtggtggtggtggtggtgaaaTGTCTGGAATTTGAATTGAGTTTTGCTGACCTGATATCTTTTGCAAGAATGCAATAACTGAAGCATCTTTTGCTGCTGCAGTGGTTCGTTCTTGGATCAAGATCTCATGTTCTCTATTGATTCTTGCCATTTCTTGCATTCGCCAAGTTTCTTCGCGTGCTATTCTTTCGTGCTCGCGTTTCTCTACTGTTTCCAAGAACTTCCTTTGCAACTCTTCTTGTTTCTTGATAACATCTTTTGTTAGCCTCTCAAAGAAGTCCTTCCATCTTCTCTTCCTCTTTCGAGTACTTCCTTGCAATTCTTCATCCGAGGCTGTTGAAGATGAAGTAGAACTCGAAAATAGATGAGAAGTAAGGTTCTGAAAAGAAGTTGGGAACATATTCTGACAAGGATTCAAAGGCTGTGAAGATGACAATGGCATAGGATTAATTATAGGATCCACTATTGGGGTGATAACAATATTGTTTTGAGAAGTAATATTCACAGG is a genomic window of Ricinus communis isolate WT05 ecotype wild-type chromosome 2, ASM1957865v1, whole genome shotgun sequence containing:
- the LOC8262324 gene encoding trihelix transcription factor DF1 — its product is MQGDSSSVLANSAADVAPTATRVLLHEGGDEVGGRGGDASGGGGGGGGLSNSGEDRVLVDEADRMSYGANRWPRQETLALLKIRSDMDAVFRDSSLKGPLWEEVSRKLAELGFHRSAKKCKEKFENVYKYHKRTKDGRTGKSEGKTYRFFDQLEAFESHHQSQPALPPTQPSPPSKPQPVTTAATTTTTTLPWSNPPVVTHATVPSTANHPVNITSQNNIVITPIVDPIINPMPLSSSQPLNPCQNMFPTSFQNLTSHLFSSSTSSSTASDEELQGSTRKRKRRWKDFFERLTKDVIKKQEELQRKFLETVEKREHERIAREETWRMQEMARINREHEILIQERTTAAAKDASVIAFLQKISGQQNSIQIPDISPPPPPPPAPAPAPAPALVMTSPPALQPPVLAPVPVPVPVSQPRPPPAPSVPITKLDIPGKDNGQSNSNAAIVLSPSRWPKVEVEALIRLRTSLDSKYLQNGPKGPLWEEISAGMQRLGYSRSAKRCKEKWENINKYFKKVKESNKKRSEDSKTCPYFHQLDAIRKERVKGINDNNPVTTMEPLMVRPEQQWPPQQGNLQQHVQVNGREIMDHHNIGEDEEEEGDDGEDDDDDDDGDTEEEDEGGGGFQVVASKPPASLGNDDKTPGSAALINDAR